The Nerophis ophidion isolate RoL-2023_Sa linkage group LG09, RoL_Noph_v1.0, whole genome shotgun sequence genome contains a region encoding:
- the shld2 gene encoding shieldin complex subunit 2 isoform X1: MCERPKIHVFLGAPPSTPGPASVSDCGMETGERPSGRWRHLELTWREGRLLPADAEGVHHLPPDQNEDETADEGGLASRTKWTRETFKEHRSHAGEEERPALSVHEYLDSCFPAVQQEETREPSLHNLSVGSQFLVTWTLSQALILRDSQSASSPPQSPQKPTQTSPSDSSNTPELFSPLTRSPGGSGELFSPERRAKQGGVVLETTSHGVLCSQEDNSPPSSPGLKRTRLAEDDRMEALHGIGTAGDRGSTTLLAQCDRAAVRYEVLVAVVHPCQLKEVKVKSGPSTGTLIPLATMVVTDQSSVDMKVVLWRQAAFWALAVGVGDVVSITGLQLHEDTWRGEKVLQSTFSSKLLNLGHIGSATCPTGGHQVHARRVASLCDYLQERRPLLLSVPPRPPQDLRRLPYTPFWALRVNTLVHAVLRVKHAHVSAEWRGEAESRCRSALERQAVATVEQADGRRGALLLWGAALDWLPHFRTHKDAVWDVRVLLVREGLTSDLPELHTTPWSSIRRVDAADSRLQDFMRGTSSCVDLDLDTLLSQNYSGDVELRVQIISFRFQPSHNAPQPTLDSSTPQPGILAALGGDITYSGCGRCSAELETDANGIYSPCYPCLPYTAVRRYYRPGVLTAVSGRGNRSVCIQVPALAVQKVLDAPPDELHRSSAPGSEVKQIQVVAQRLQNLLSLPKKTVIVSVRSLFLRDENSVPISQELTLLDLHFAHT; this comes from the exons ATGTGCGAGCGGCCAAAGATCCACGTCTTCCTGGGGGCCCCTCCATCCACGCCTGGCCCCGCCTCAGTGTCTGACTGCGGCATGGAGACGGGCGAGAGACCATCCGGCCGCTGGCGACACCTGGAGCTCACCTGGCGGGAAGGGCGACTCCTCCCTGCAG ATGCAGAAGGAGTGCATCATCTCCCACCAGACCAGAACGAGGATGAAACCGCAGATGAGGGTGGTTTAGCCTCAAGAACCAAATGGACCAGAGAGACCTTCAAAGAACATCGCTCGCACGCTGGCGAGGAAGAGCGTCCTGCGCTTTCTGTTCACGAGTATCTGGACTCATGTTTTCCTGCTGTGCAACAAGAAGAAACCCGAGAACCGTCACTCCACAATCTGTCTGTCGGGAGCCAGTTTCTCGTGACCTGGACTCTGAGTCAAGCGTTGATTCTGAGAGATTCCCAATCAGCCAGCAGCCCGCCCCAGAGCCCTCAAAAACCCACCCAAACATCACCGTCCGACTCCTCCAACACGCCGGAGCTTTTCAGTCCATTAACTCGCTCTCCCGGGGGTTCCGGTGAGCTCTTCAGTCCGGAGCGGCGGGCGAAGCAAGGGGGCGTGGTCTTGGAGACAACCTCACATGGAGTGTTGTGCTCCCAGGAGGACAACAGTCCGCCCTCCAGTCCCGGACTCAAAAGAACTCGCCTCGCTGAGGACGACAGGATGGAGGCGTTGCACGGAATCGGCACGGCAGGGGATCGTGGTTCCACCACACTTCTCGCCCAGTGTGATCGAGCGGCGGTTCGGTACGAGGTTCTGGTCGCCGTTGTACATCCGTGTCAGCTGAAGGAGGTGAAG GTAAAGTCCGGACCCTCCACCGGGACCCTGATCCCTCTGGCCACCATGGTGGTGACGGACCAGTCATCCGTGGACATGAAGGTGGTGCTGTGGCGGCAGGCGGCATTCTGGGCCTTGGCCGTCGGCGTTGGAGACGTTGTGTCCATAACAG GCCTGCAGCTGCATGAGGACACCTGGAGGGGAGAGAAGGTACTGCAGTCCACGTTCAGCAGCAAGCTGCTCAACTTGGGCCACATTGGTTCAGCCACCTGTCCCACAG GTGGTCATCAGGTTCACGCCCGCCGCGTGGCGTCTCTCTGTGACTACCTTCAGGAGCGGCGCCCCCTGTTGCTCTCTGTGCCGCCCCGCCCGCCCCAGGACTTGAGGCGGCTGCCATACACCCCCTTCTGGGCGCTGAGGGTCAACACGCTGGTTCACGCCGTGCTGCGCGTCAAACACGCGCATGTCAGTGCGG AGTGGCGAGGAGAGGCGGAGTCTCGCTGCAGGTCGGCTCTCGAGCGTCAGGCTGTCGCGACCGTGGAGCAGGCGGACGGCCGGCGGGGAGCGCTGCTGCTCTGGGGGGCAGCTCTGGACTGGCTGCCACACTTCAGGACACATAAAG ACGCTGTCTGGGATGTCCGAGTTCTCCTGGTAAGAGAAGGCTTGACGTCTGACCTCCCGGAGCTTCACACCACCCCCTGGAGCTCTATCCGGCGTGTGGACGCCGCCGACAGCAGGCTGCAGGACTTCATGCGTGGAACCAGCAGCTGTGTGGACCTGGATCTGGACACTCTGCTCTCCCAGAACTACTCAG GAGACGTGGAGCTCAGAGTCCAGATCATCAGCTTCCGCTTCCAGCCTTCCCACAATGCACCACAGCCGACCCTGGACAGCTCCACGCCGCAGCCCGGCATCCTGGCGGCACTCGGCGGCGACATCACATACTCAGGCTGCGGCCGCTGCTCTGCCGAACTGGAGACCGACGCCAACGGAATTTATAGCCCTTGCTACCCGTGCCTGCCCTACACCGCCGTGCGCCGCTACTACAG GCCCGGTGTGTTGACAGCTGTGAGTGGGCGGGGAAACCGTAGCGTGTGCATCCAGGTTCCTGCACTCGCTGTCCAGAAGGTTCTAGATGCTCCACCTGATGAGCTTCACAGGAGCTCAG CGCCGGGTTCTGAAGTGAAGCAGATCCAGGTGGTTGCACAAAGGCTACAGAACCTCCTGAGCCTTCCAAAGAAGACCGTCATCGTCTCGGTGCGCAGCCTCTTCCTGCGTGATGAGAACAGCGTCCCCATTAGTCAGGAGCTAACACTGCTGGACCTCCACTTTGCCCACACGTGA
- the shld2 gene encoding shieldin complex subunit 2 isoform X2, which translates to MCERPKIHVFLGAPPSTPGPASVSDCGMETGERPSGRWRHLELTWREGRLLPADAEGVHHLPPDQNEDETADEGGLASRTKWTRETFKEHRSHAGEEERPALSVHEYLDSCFPAVQQEETREPSLHNLSVGSQFLVTWTLSQALILRDSQSASSPPQSPQKPTQTSPSDSSNTPELFSPLTRSPGGSGELFSPERRAKQGGVVLETTSHGVLCSQEDNSPPSSPGLKRTRLAEDDRMEALHGIGTAGDRGSTTLLAQCDRAAVRYEVLVAVVHPCQLKEVKVKSGPSTGTLIPLATMVVTDQSSVDMKVVLWRQAAFWALAVGVGDVVSITGLQLHEDTWRGEKVLQSTFSSKLLNLGHIGSATCPTGGHQVHARRVASLCDYLQERRPLLLSVPPRPPQDLRRLPYTPFWALRVNTLVHAVLRVKHAHVSAEWRGEAESRCRSALERQAVATVEQADGRRGALLLWGAALDWLPHFRTHKDAVWDVRVLLVREGLTSDLPELHTTPWSSIRRVDAADSRLQDFMRGTSSCVDLDLDTLLSQNYSGDVELRVQIISFRFQPSHNAPQPTLDSSTPQPGILAALGGDITYSGCGRCSAELETDANGIYSPCYPCLPYTAVRRYYRPGVLTAVSGRGNRSVCIQVPALAVQKVLDAPPDELHRSSVKQIQVVAQRLQNLLSLPKKTVIVSVRSLFLRDENSVPISQELTLLDLHFAHT; encoded by the exons ATGTGCGAGCGGCCAAAGATCCACGTCTTCCTGGGGGCCCCTCCATCCACGCCTGGCCCCGCCTCAGTGTCTGACTGCGGCATGGAGACGGGCGAGAGACCATCCGGCCGCTGGCGACACCTGGAGCTCACCTGGCGGGAAGGGCGACTCCTCCCTGCAG ATGCAGAAGGAGTGCATCATCTCCCACCAGACCAGAACGAGGATGAAACCGCAGATGAGGGTGGTTTAGCCTCAAGAACCAAATGGACCAGAGAGACCTTCAAAGAACATCGCTCGCACGCTGGCGAGGAAGAGCGTCCTGCGCTTTCTGTTCACGAGTATCTGGACTCATGTTTTCCTGCTGTGCAACAAGAAGAAACCCGAGAACCGTCACTCCACAATCTGTCTGTCGGGAGCCAGTTTCTCGTGACCTGGACTCTGAGTCAAGCGTTGATTCTGAGAGATTCCCAATCAGCCAGCAGCCCGCCCCAGAGCCCTCAAAAACCCACCCAAACATCACCGTCCGACTCCTCCAACACGCCGGAGCTTTTCAGTCCATTAACTCGCTCTCCCGGGGGTTCCGGTGAGCTCTTCAGTCCGGAGCGGCGGGCGAAGCAAGGGGGCGTGGTCTTGGAGACAACCTCACATGGAGTGTTGTGCTCCCAGGAGGACAACAGTCCGCCCTCCAGTCCCGGACTCAAAAGAACTCGCCTCGCTGAGGACGACAGGATGGAGGCGTTGCACGGAATCGGCACGGCAGGGGATCGTGGTTCCACCACACTTCTCGCCCAGTGTGATCGAGCGGCGGTTCGGTACGAGGTTCTGGTCGCCGTTGTACATCCGTGTCAGCTGAAGGAGGTGAAG GTAAAGTCCGGACCCTCCACCGGGACCCTGATCCCTCTGGCCACCATGGTGGTGACGGACCAGTCATCCGTGGACATGAAGGTGGTGCTGTGGCGGCAGGCGGCATTCTGGGCCTTGGCCGTCGGCGTTGGAGACGTTGTGTCCATAACAG GCCTGCAGCTGCATGAGGACACCTGGAGGGGAGAGAAGGTACTGCAGTCCACGTTCAGCAGCAAGCTGCTCAACTTGGGCCACATTGGTTCAGCCACCTGTCCCACAG GTGGTCATCAGGTTCACGCCCGCCGCGTGGCGTCTCTCTGTGACTACCTTCAGGAGCGGCGCCCCCTGTTGCTCTCTGTGCCGCCCCGCCCGCCCCAGGACTTGAGGCGGCTGCCATACACCCCCTTCTGGGCGCTGAGGGTCAACACGCTGGTTCACGCCGTGCTGCGCGTCAAACACGCGCATGTCAGTGCGG AGTGGCGAGGAGAGGCGGAGTCTCGCTGCAGGTCGGCTCTCGAGCGTCAGGCTGTCGCGACCGTGGAGCAGGCGGACGGCCGGCGGGGAGCGCTGCTGCTCTGGGGGGCAGCTCTGGACTGGCTGCCACACTTCAGGACACATAAAG ACGCTGTCTGGGATGTCCGAGTTCTCCTGGTAAGAGAAGGCTTGACGTCTGACCTCCCGGAGCTTCACACCACCCCCTGGAGCTCTATCCGGCGTGTGGACGCCGCCGACAGCAGGCTGCAGGACTTCATGCGTGGAACCAGCAGCTGTGTGGACCTGGATCTGGACACTCTGCTCTCCCAGAACTACTCAG GAGACGTGGAGCTCAGAGTCCAGATCATCAGCTTCCGCTTCCAGCCTTCCCACAATGCACCACAGCCGACCCTGGACAGCTCCACGCCGCAGCCCGGCATCCTGGCGGCACTCGGCGGCGACATCACATACTCAGGCTGCGGCCGCTGCTCTGCCGAACTGGAGACCGACGCCAACGGAATTTATAGCCCTTGCTACCCGTGCCTGCCCTACACCGCCGTGCGCCGCTACTACAG GCCCGGTGTGTTGACAGCTGTGAGTGGGCGGGGAAACCGTAGCGTGTGCATCCAGGTTCCTGCACTCGCTGTCCAGAAGGTTCTAGATGCTCCACCTGATGAGCTTCACAGGAGCTCAG TGAAGCAGATCCAGGTGGTTGCACAAAGGCTACAGAACCTCCTGAGCCTTCCAAAGAAGACCGTCATCGTCTCGGTGCGCAGCCTCTTCCTGCGTGATGAGAACAGCGTCCCCATTAGTCAGGAGCTAACACTGCTGGACCTCCACTTTGCCCACACGTGA
- the shld2 gene encoding shieldin complex subunit 2 isoform X3 encodes MCERPKIHVFLGAPPSTPGPASVSDCGMETGERPSGRWRHLELTWREGRLLPADAEGVHHLPPDQNEDETADEGGLASRTKWTRETFKEHRSHAGEEERPALSVHEYLDSCFPAVQQEETREPSLHNLSVGSQFLVTWTLSQALILRDSQSASSPPQSPQKPTQTSPSDSSNTPELFSPLTRSPGGSGELFSPERRAKQGGVVLETTSHGVLCSQEDNSPPSSPGLKRTRLAEDDRMEALHGIGTAGDRGSTTLLAQCDRAAVRYEVLVAVVHPCQLKEVKACSCMRTPGGERRYCSPRSAASCSTWATLVQPPVPQERRPLLLSVPPRPPQDLRRLPYTPFWALRVNTLVHAVLRVKHAHVSAEWRGEAESRCRSALERQAVATVEQADGRRGALLLWGAALDWLPHFRTHKDAVWDVRVLLVREGLTSDLPELHTTPWSSIRRVDAADSRLQDFMRGTSSCVDLDLDTLLSQNYSGDVELRVQIISFRFQPSHNAPQPTLDSSTPQPGILAALGGDITYSGCGRCSAELETDANGIYSPCYPCLPYTAVRRYYRPGVLTAVSGRGNRSVCIQVPALAVQKVLDAPPDELHRSSAPGSEVKQIQVVAQRLQNLLSLPKKTVIVSVRSLFLRDENSVPISQELTLLDLHFAHT; translated from the exons ATGTGCGAGCGGCCAAAGATCCACGTCTTCCTGGGGGCCCCTCCATCCACGCCTGGCCCCGCCTCAGTGTCTGACTGCGGCATGGAGACGGGCGAGAGACCATCCGGCCGCTGGCGACACCTGGAGCTCACCTGGCGGGAAGGGCGACTCCTCCCTGCAG ATGCAGAAGGAGTGCATCATCTCCCACCAGACCAGAACGAGGATGAAACCGCAGATGAGGGTGGTTTAGCCTCAAGAACCAAATGGACCAGAGAGACCTTCAAAGAACATCGCTCGCACGCTGGCGAGGAAGAGCGTCCTGCGCTTTCTGTTCACGAGTATCTGGACTCATGTTTTCCTGCTGTGCAACAAGAAGAAACCCGAGAACCGTCACTCCACAATCTGTCTGTCGGGAGCCAGTTTCTCGTGACCTGGACTCTGAGTCAAGCGTTGATTCTGAGAGATTCCCAATCAGCCAGCAGCCCGCCCCAGAGCCCTCAAAAACCCACCCAAACATCACCGTCCGACTCCTCCAACACGCCGGAGCTTTTCAGTCCATTAACTCGCTCTCCCGGGGGTTCCGGTGAGCTCTTCAGTCCGGAGCGGCGGGCGAAGCAAGGGGGCGTGGTCTTGGAGACAACCTCACATGGAGTGTTGTGCTCCCAGGAGGACAACAGTCCGCCCTCCAGTCCCGGACTCAAAAGAACTCGCCTCGCTGAGGACGACAGGATGGAGGCGTTGCACGGAATCGGCACGGCAGGGGATCGTGGTTCCACCACACTTCTCGCCCAGTGTGATCGAGCGGCGGTTCGGTACGAGGTTCTGGTCGCCGTTGTACATCCGTGTCAGCTGAAGGAGGTGAAG GCCTGCAGCTGCATGAGGACACCTGGAGGGGAGAGAAGGTACTGCAGTCCACGTTCAGCAGCAAGCTGCTCAACTTGGGCCACATTGGTTCAGCCACCTGTCCCACAG GAGCGGCGCCCCCTGTTGCTCTCTGTGCCGCCCCGCCCGCCCCAGGACTTGAGGCGGCTGCCATACACCCCCTTCTGGGCGCTGAGGGTCAACACGCTGGTTCACGCCGTGCTGCGCGTCAAACACGCGCATGTCAGTGCGG AGTGGCGAGGAGAGGCGGAGTCTCGCTGCAGGTCGGCTCTCGAGCGTCAGGCTGTCGCGACCGTGGAGCAGGCGGACGGCCGGCGGGGAGCGCTGCTGCTCTGGGGGGCAGCTCTGGACTGGCTGCCACACTTCAGGACACATAAAG ACGCTGTCTGGGATGTCCGAGTTCTCCTGGTAAGAGAAGGCTTGACGTCTGACCTCCCGGAGCTTCACACCACCCCCTGGAGCTCTATCCGGCGTGTGGACGCCGCCGACAGCAGGCTGCAGGACTTCATGCGTGGAACCAGCAGCTGTGTGGACCTGGATCTGGACACTCTGCTCTCCCAGAACTACTCAG GAGACGTGGAGCTCAGAGTCCAGATCATCAGCTTCCGCTTCCAGCCTTCCCACAATGCACCACAGCCGACCCTGGACAGCTCCACGCCGCAGCCCGGCATCCTGGCGGCACTCGGCGGCGACATCACATACTCAGGCTGCGGCCGCTGCTCTGCCGAACTGGAGACCGACGCCAACGGAATTTATAGCCCTTGCTACCCGTGCCTGCCCTACACCGCCGTGCGCCGCTACTACAG GCCCGGTGTGTTGACAGCTGTGAGTGGGCGGGGAAACCGTAGCGTGTGCATCCAGGTTCCTGCACTCGCTGTCCAGAAGGTTCTAGATGCTCCACCTGATGAGCTTCACAGGAGCTCAG CGCCGGGTTCTGAAGTGAAGCAGATCCAGGTGGTTGCACAAAGGCTACAGAACCTCCTGAGCCTTCCAAAGAAGACCGTCATCGTCTCGGTGCGCAGCCTCTTCCTGCGTGATGAGAACAGCGTCCCCATTAGTCAGGAGCTAACACTGCTGGACCTCCACTTTGCCCACACGTGA